Proteins from a single region of Pirellulales bacterium:
- a CDS encoding cupin domain-containing protein, with product MFRYFVDKKDCAHHRIFPGVDIYTTYGENVMLSLVEFEPHAVVEEHSHPHEQLGLMLEGEAEFIVGGESRIVRQGEMWRIPGGVKHKVIAGDRPVRALDVFHPIREDYK from the coding sequence ATGTTCCGTTACTTCGTCGATAAGAAAGATTGTGCGCACCACCGTATTTTTCCGGGCGTCGATATCTATACGACGTACGGCGAGAACGTGATGCTCTCGCTCGTCGAATTCGAGCCGCACGCCGTGGTCGAGGAACACAGTCACCCGCACGAGCAACTCGGATTGATGCTCGAAGGGGAGGCCGAGTTCATCGTCGGCGGCGAGTCGCGCATCGTGCGACAGGGGGAGATGTGGCGCATTCCCGGGGGCGTGAAGCATAAGGTGATCGCCGGCGATCGGCCGGTCCGCGCTCTCGACGTGTTCCATCCGATTCGCGAGGACTACAAGTGA
- the eno gene encoding phosphopyruvate hydratase, whose protein sequence is MSRIAEIQAREILDSRGLPTVEVDIRVDDGAWGRASVPSGASTGTAEALELRDDDANRYDGRGVSRAVENVRSAIGPALVGHAVEDQLTLDARLIELDGTENKSRLGANALLGVSLAAAHAAAASRDVPLYRHLHELTTQLFQADEGDLCRQLAIPAPTMHRVSRSPATTFGPRLPLPMTNMISGGLHAGGNLDFQDVLILPVGAPNYRTGLEWIVRVYRRLGELLKASGYEGRLVGDEGGFGPRLPDNDSAIEMVTRAIEAARLRPGADVAIALDVASTHFYDGSHYRLAATGDARLTNQEMIEQLVALVDRYPIVSIEDGLAEEDWSGWQELTRRLGDRVRLVGDDLFATNPRRVRRGIGEQTANAVLIKVNQIGTLAETLYTMRIAQEAGYTRVVSARSGETEDTTIADLAVGAAGEQIKIGSIVRSERLVKYNRLLRIAEELGE, encoded by the coding sequence TTGTCACGCATTGCCGAGATTCAGGCCCGCGAAATCCTCGACAGCCGCGGGTTGCCTACGGTCGAGGTGGACATTCGCGTCGACGACGGCGCGTGGGGCCGGGCCAGTGTTCCTTCGGGCGCCAGCACCGGCACGGCCGAAGCACTCGAGCTACGCGACGATGACGCGAACCGCTACGACGGCCGCGGCGTGTCGCGGGCGGTCGAGAACGTGCGCTCCGCGATCGGTCCCGCGCTGGTCGGCCATGCGGTTGAAGATCAGCTTACGCTCGACGCGCGACTCATCGAGTTGGATGGCACGGAGAACAAATCGCGTCTCGGGGCGAACGCGCTGCTGGGCGTGTCGTTGGCCGCGGCACATGCGGCGGCCGCCAGCCGCGACGTGCCGCTCTATCGGCACCTTCACGAGCTAACCACTCAACTCTTTCAAGCCGATGAAGGTGATCTCTGCCGGCAATTGGCCATCCCGGCACCGACCATGCACCGTGTAAGCAGGAGCCCGGCCACGACATTCGGCCCCCGCCTGCCGCTGCCGATGACGAACATGATCTCGGGCGGACTGCACGCCGGGGGGAATCTCGACTTTCAAGACGTGCTGATCCTGCCCGTCGGCGCGCCGAACTATCGCACGGGCCTGGAATGGATCGTGCGTGTCTATCGTCGCCTCGGCGAACTACTGAAAGCGTCCGGCTACGAGGGGCGCCTCGTCGGCGACGAAGGAGGTTTCGGTCCGCGACTGCCCGACAATGACTCGGCGATCGAGATGGTCACCCGCGCGATCGAGGCGGCACGCCTGCGCCCTGGCGCCGACGTTGCGATCGCCCTCGATGTCGCGTCCACTCACTTCTACGACGGTTCGCACTATCGCCTGGCGGCGACCGGCGATGCACGGCTCACGAACCAGGAGATGATCGAGCAACTCGTGGCGCTCGTGGATCGGTACCCGATCGTGAGCATCGAAGACGGCCTGGCCGAAGAAGATTGGTCGGGCTGGCAGGAACTCACCCGCCGTCTAGGCGATCGTGTGCGACTGGTGGGCGACGATCTCTTCGCCACCAACCCCCGCCGCGTGCGACGTGGGATCGGCGAACAGACCGCCAATGCCGTGCTCATCAAGGTCAATCAAATCGGGACGCTTGCCGAGACTCTCTACACGATGCGCATCGCCCAGGAAGCAGGCTACACGCGTGTGGTCTCGGCGCGCAGCGGCGAAACCGAGGATACGACCATCGCTGATCTCGCGGTCGGGGCGGCCGGCGAGCAGATCAAAATCGGCTCGATCGTCCGCAGCGAGCGGCTGGTGAAGTACAATCGCCTGCTCCGCATCGCCGAAGAACTGGGCGAATGA